A region from the Aegilops tauschii subsp. strangulata cultivar AL8/78 chromosome 5, Aet v6.0, whole genome shotgun sequence genome encodes:
- the LOC109753437 gene encoding uncharacterized protein isoform X1, translating into MVDIDECSVALVPELEHALANPDPSSIPPDAWAPFEAAALGVMCRIQPTVASEGRRAAVVDYIQRLVKCSVGCSVFPFGSVPLKTYLPDGDIDLAAFGYTCSDESLANEVRAILESEERREDAEFEIKDVQYINAEVKLVKCFVQNIVVDISFNQIGGLYTLCFLEQVDQRFEKTHLFKRSIVLIKAWCYYESRILGAHHGLISTYALETLVLYIFHLFHESLDGPLAVLYRFLDYYSKFDWDNRGISLHGPISLSSLPELVTDSSGIHDDCFLEREKFLRECAQMFTAPPRNNERNTRPFPRKFLNIVDPLKQSNNLGRSVSKGNFYRIRSAFDLGARKLGKILQVPASSIVDEVNQFFRSTLKRNLGRVRPDVQGTAVNLNIERDNKGYPPLHSNPCEDLSYQLSSINISDNHGSLKQEEHSSSGEHQEMKSASHLVTSSLVSVSNGMSTKVHKEVDGDRCATIDNLSDLTGDYRTNFNNLLYSQSCHQDYPVHPIYYPMLAPPPVQYQNKHSLNGHNRKNAYGYPSANRMAPGPYSPGYFFLKPFYRTEDPMQPHGAVTYFPDPNLCMEAPPTGRGERNNYFPRNNYQKHHRYGRVDMPADMTRSEELRQQPPLPIYVPVANDKGIPSPLKIPTPSPHSTQDNIHGRGFIHPHDSKLEFGTLGALHMEVRSASQNQANRPYSASDTKPSSTPRSNSPGQNPGTGYRSNVMRNTKPYHLKDNGDFPPLSS; encoded by the exons ATGGTCGACATCGACGAGTGCTCGGTGGCGCTCGTGCCCGAGCTCGAGCATGCGCTGGCGAACCCGGACCCCTCCTCTATCCCCCCGGACGCATGGGCGCCTTTCGAGGCCGCCGCGCTCGGTGTCATGTGCCGGATCCAGCCAACCGTCGCCTCGGAGGGGCGCCGTGCGGCCGTTGTCGACTACATCCAACGCCTCGTCAAGTGTTCCGTCGGCTGCTCG GTCTTTCCATTTGGATCCGTTCCACTGAAAACATATCTTCCTGATGGAGATATTGACTTGGCTGCTTTCGGTTATACATGTTCTGATGAAAGCCTGGCAAATGAGGTACGTGCCATTCTGGAATCAGAAGAGCGGCGCGAAGATGCTGAATTTGAAATCAAAGATGTCCAGTATATAAATGCTGAG GTCAAGCTAGTCAAATGCTTTGTCCAAAATATTGTTGTCGACATCTCATTTAATCAGATTGGTGGACTATATACGCTTTGTTTTCTAGAGCAG GTGGATCAAAGATTTGAAAAAACCCACCTTTTCAAGAGAAGTATAGTGCTTATAAAAGCCTGGTGTTATTATGAAAGCCGCATCCTTGGAGCCCACCATGGTCTAATTTCTACCTATGCCTTGGAGACATTAGTGCTATATATCTTCCATCTCTTCCATGAGTCTTTGGATGGTCCATTAGCT GTACTCTATAGGTTTCTGGACTATTATAGCAAGTTTGACTGGGATAATAGGGGTATAAGCTTACATGGTCCTATTTCCTTGTCTTCCCTACCTGAGCTAGTTA CCGACTCATCAGGCATTCATGATGATTGTTTTCTTGAGCGGGAGAAGTTTCTAAGAGAATGTGCTCAAATGTTTACTGCCCCCCCTAGGAACAATGAGAGAAATACACGCCCGTTCCCTCGAAAATTTCTCAACATAGTGGATCCATTGAAGCAGAGTAACAATCTTGGACGCAGTGTCAGCAAAG GTAACTTTTACAGAATACGCAGTGCTTTTGATCTTGGTGCCCGGAAGCTTGGAAAGATCCTTCAAGTTCCTGCCAGTTCTATTGTGGATGAAGTCAATCAATTCTTCAGGAGCACACTGAAGAGAAACCTCGGCAGGGTACGCCCAGATGTGCAAGGCACTGCAGTGAACTTGAACATTGAAAGAGACAACAAGGGCTATCCACCTTTACACAGTAATCCATGTGAGGATCTATCTTATCAGCTCAGTAGTATCAACATTTCAGATAATCATGGGTCTTTGAAGCAGGAGGAACATAGCTCTAGCGGTGAGCACCAGGAAATGAAATCTGCTTCACATCTTGTAACTAGTTCTTTAGTTAGTGTGAGCAATGGGATGTCAACGAAGGTGCACAAAGAGGTGGATGGTGATCGGTGTGCCACCATTGACAATTTATCAGATCTCACAGGGGACTACAGAACAAATTTTAACAATCTCCTCTATTCACAGAGTTGCCATCAAGACTATCCAGTTCATCCAATTTACTATCCAATGCTTGCCCCACCACCTGTACAATATCAGAACAAACACTCACTGAATGGTCATAACAGAAAAAATGCTTATGGATATCCCAGTGCAAACAGAATGGCCCCTGGTCCTTATTCACCTGGCTACTTCTTCTTAAAGCCGTTTTATCGCACTGAGGATCCTATGCAACCTCATGGAGCAGTCACCTACTTCCCCGACCCA AATTTGTGCATGGAGGCACCACCCACTGGACGAGGGGAAAGAAATAATTATTTCCCTCGAAATAATTATCAAAAGCATCATCGTTATGGTAGGGTGGACATGCCTGCAGATATGACACGTTCTGAGGAATTGAGGCAACAGCCACCATTGCCGATTTATGTTCCTGTTGCAAATGATAAAGGAATTCCCTCTCCGTTGAAGATACCAACTCCATCACCCCATTCTACACAGGATAATATTCATGGAAGGGGCTTTATTCATCCACATGACAGTAAACTTGAGTTTGGGACCTTGGGGGCATTGCACATGGAAGTTAGGAGTGCTTCCCAAAATCAAGCTAACAGACCATATTCTGCTTCTGACACTAAACCTTCTTCAACCCCGAGATCGAACTCTCCTGGACAAAATCCTGGAACGGGTTATAGATCTAATGTAATGAG GAATACTAAGCCATATCATCTCAAGGACAATGGTGATTTCCCACCACTATCCAGTTGA
- the LOC109753437 gene encoding uncharacterized protein isoform X2 — translation MVDIDECSVALVPELEHALANPDPSSIPPDAWAPFEAAALGVMCRIQPTVASEGRRAAVVDYIQRLVKCSVGCSVFPFGSVPLKTYLPDGDIDLAAFGYTCSDESLANEVRAILESEERREDAEFEIKDVQYINAEVKLVKCFVQNIVVDISFNQIGGLYTLCFLEQVDQRFEKTHLFKRSIVLIKAWCYYESRILGAHHGLISTYALETLVLYIFHLFHESLDGPLAVLYRFLDYYSKFDWDNRGISLHGPISLSSLPELVTDSSGIHDDCFLEREKFLRECAQMFTAPPRNNERNTRPFPRKFLNIVDPLKQSNNLGRSVSKGNFYRIRSAFDLGARKLGKILQVPASSIVDEVNQFFRSTLKRNLGRVRPDVQGTAVNLNIERDNKGYPPLHSNPCEDLSYQLSSINISDNHGSLKQEEHSSSGEHQEMKSASHLVTSSLVSVSNGMSTKVHKEVDGDRCATIDNLSDLTGDYRTNFNNLLYSQSCHQDYPVHPIYYPMLAPPPVQYQNKHSLNGHNRKNAYGYPSANRMAPGPYSPGYFFLKPFYRTEDPMQPHGAVTYFPDPNLCMEAPPTGRGERNNYFPRNNYQKHHRYGRVDMPADMTRSEELRQQPPLPIYVPVANDKGIPSPLKIPTPSPHSTQDNIHGRGFIHPHDSKLEFGTLGALHMEVRSASQNQANRPYSASDTKPSSTPRSNSPGQNPGTGYRSNVMSNDY, via the exons ATGGTCGACATCGACGAGTGCTCGGTGGCGCTCGTGCCCGAGCTCGAGCATGCGCTGGCGAACCCGGACCCCTCCTCTATCCCCCCGGACGCATGGGCGCCTTTCGAGGCCGCCGCGCTCGGTGTCATGTGCCGGATCCAGCCAACCGTCGCCTCGGAGGGGCGCCGTGCGGCCGTTGTCGACTACATCCAACGCCTCGTCAAGTGTTCCGTCGGCTGCTCG GTCTTTCCATTTGGATCCGTTCCACTGAAAACATATCTTCCTGATGGAGATATTGACTTGGCTGCTTTCGGTTATACATGTTCTGATGAAAGCCTGGCAAATGAGGTACGTGCCATTCTGGAATCAGAAGAGCGGCGCGAAGATGCTGAATTTGAAATCAAAGATGTCCAGTATATAAATGCTGAG GTCAAGCTAGTCAAATGCTTTGTCCAAAATATTGTTGTCGACATCTCATTTAATCAGATTGGTGGACTATATACGCTTTGTTTTCTAGAGCAG GTGGATCAAAGATTTGAAAAAACCCACCTTTTCAAGAGAAGTATAGTGCTTATAAAAGCCTGGTGTTATTATGAAAGCCGCATCCTTGGAGCCCACCATGGTCTAATTTCTACCTATGCCTTGGAGACATTAGTGCTATATATCTTCCATCTCTTCCATGAGTCTTTGGATGGTCCATTAGCT GTACTCTATAGGTTTCTGGACTATTATAGCAAGTTTGACTGGGATAATAGGGGTATAAGCTTACATGGTCCTATTTCCTTGTCTTCCCTACCTGAGCTAGTTA CCGACTCATCAGGCATTCATGATGATTGTTTTCTTGAGCGGGAGAAGTTTCTAAGAGAATGTGCTCAAATGTTTACTGCCCCCCCTAGGAACAATGAGAGAAATACACGCCCGTTCCCTCGAAAATTTCTCAACATAGTGGATCCATTGAAGCAGAGTAACAATCTTGGACGCAGTGTCAGCAAAG GTAACTTTTACAGAATACGCAGTGCTTTTGATCTTGGTGCCCGGAAGCTTGGAAAGATCCTTCAAGTTCCTGCCAGTTCTATTGTGGATGAAGTCAATCAATTCTTCAGGAGCACACTGAAGAGAAACCTCGGCAGGGTACGCCCAGATGTGCAAGGCACTGCAGTGAACTTGAACATTGAAAGAGACAACAAGGGCTATCCACCTTTACACAGTAATCCATGTGAGGATCTATCTTATCAGCTCAGTAGTATCAACATTTCAGATAATCATGGGTCTTTGAAGCAGGAGGAACATAGCTCTAGCGGTGAGCACCAGGAAATGAAATCTGCTTCACATCTTGTAACTAGTTCTTTAGTTAGTGTGAGCAATGGGATGTCAACGAAGGTGCACAAAGAGGTGGATGGTGATCGGTGTGCCACCATTGACAATTTATCAGATCTCACAGGGGACTACAGAACAAATTTTAACAATCTCCTCTATTCACAGAGTTGCCATCAAGACTATCCAGTTCATCCAATTTACTATCCAATGCTTGCCCCACCACCTGTACAATATCAGAACAAACACTCACTGAATGGTCATAACAGAAAAAATGCTTATGGATATCCCAGTGCAAACAGAATGGCCCCTGGTCCTTATTCACCTGGCTACTTCTTCTTAAAGCCGTTTTATCGCACTGAGGATCCTATGCAACCTCATGGAGCAGTCACCTACTTCCCCGACCCA AATTTGTGCATGGAGGCACCACCCACTGGACGAGGGGAAAGAAATAATTATTTCCCTCGAAATAATTATCAAAAGCATCATCGTTATGGTAGGGTGGACATGCCTGCAGATATGACACGTTCTGAGGAATTGAGGCAACAGCCACCATTGCCGATTTATGTTCCTGTTGCAAATGATAAAGGAATTCCCTCTCCGTTGAAGATACCAACTCCATCACCCCATTCTACACAGGATAATATTCATGGAAGGGGCTTTATTCATCCACATGACAGTAAACTTGAGTTTGGGACCTTGGGGGCATTGCACATGGAAGTTAGGAGTGCTTCCCAAAATCAAGCTAACAGACCATATTCTGCTTCTGACACTAAACCTTCTTCAACCCCGAGATCGAACTCTCCTGGACAAAATCCTGGAACGGGTTATAGATCTAATGTAATGAG CAATGACTATTGA